A region of Panthera uncia isolate 11264 chromosome D4, Puncia_PCG_1.0, whole genome shotgun sequence DNA encodes the following proteins:
- the PLIN2 gene encoding perilipin-2 isoform X3, with protein MASVAVNPQPSVVTRVANLPLVSSTYDLVSSAYISTKDQYPCLRSMCEMAEKGVKTITSVAVTSALPIIQKLEPQIAVANTYACKGLDRIEEKLPILNQPTYQVVANARGAMTGAKDAVTTTVTGAKDTMASTITGVMDKTKGAVTGSVQKTKSVVNGGINTVLGSRMMQLVSSGVENALTKSELLVDQYLPLTEKELEKEAKKVEGFDTVQKPSYYIRLGSLSTKLRSRAYQQALSRVKEAKQKSQETISQLHSTVNLIEFARQNVQSANQKIQGAQDKFYLSWVEWKRSIGHDDTDESHCAEHIESRTLAIARNLTQQLQTTCHTLLSNIQGLPQNIQDQASHVGVMAGDIYSVFRNAASFKEVSDGLLTSSKGQLQKMKESLDDVMDYLVNNTPLNWLELIDLGI; from the exons ATGGCATCGGTCGCAGTTAATCCACAACCG AGTGTGGTCACTAGGGTAGCTAACCTACCCTTGGTGAGCTCCACATACGACCTTGTCTCCTCGGCTTACATCAGTACAAAGGATCAGTATCCTTGCTTGAGGTCCATGTGCGAGATGGCGGAGAAGGGTGTGAAGACCATCACTTCTGTGGCTGTGACGAGTGCTCTACCCATCATCCAGAAGCTGGAGCCACAAA TTGCGGTTGCTAATACCTATGCTTGTAAGGGGCTCGACAGGATTGAGGAGAAACTGCCTATTCTGAATCAGCCAACATACCAG GTTGTTGCCAATGCCAGAGGTGCTATGACTGGGGCAAAAGATGCTGTGACAACTACTGTGACTGGAGCCAAGGATACCATGGCCAGCACCATCACTGGGGTGATGGACAAGACCAAAGGAGCAGTGACTGGCAGTGTGCAGAAGACCAAGTCTGTGGTCAATGGCGGCATTAACACAGTCTTGGGAAGTCGGATGATGCAGCTGGTTAGCAGTGGAGTAGAGAATGCACTCACCAAATCCGAGTTGCTGGTAGACCAGTACCTCCCTCTCACTGAGAAAGAACTAG aaaaagaagcaaaaaaggttGAAGGGTTTGATACGGTTCAGAAGCCAAGTTATTACATTAGGCTGGGATCCCTGTCTACCAAGCTCCGCTCACGTGCCTACCAGCAGGCTCTCAGCAGGGTTAAAGAAGCCAAGCAAAAAAGCCAAGAGACCATTTCTCAGCTCCATTCCACTGTTAACCTG ATTGAATTTGCCAGGCAGAATGTGCAGAGTGCCAACCAGAAAATTCAAGGTGCTCAGGATAAGTTCTATCTCTCCTGGGTGGAATGGAAGAGAAGCATCGGCCATGATGATACAGATGAATCCCACTGTGCTGAG caCATTGAGTCACGTACTCTTGCTATTGCCCGCAACCTGACTCAGCAGCTCCAGACCACGTGCCACACCCTGCTGTCCAACATCCAGGGGTTACCACAGAACATCCAGGATCAGGCCAGTCACGTGGGGGTGATGGCTGGTGACATCTACTCAGTGTTCCGCAACGCTGCCTCCTTTAAGGAAGTGTCTGACGGCCTCCTCACTTCTAGCAAGGGGCAGCTGCAGAAAATGAAGGAGTCTTTAGATGATGTGATGGATTATCTTGTTAACAACACACCTCTCAACTGGCTG GAATTAATAGACCTAGGCATTTAG
- the PLIN2 gene encoding perilipin-2 isoform X1, translating to MASVAVNPQPSVVTRVANLPLVSSTYDLVSSAYISTKDQYPCLRSMCEMAEKGVKTITSVAVTSALPIIQKLEPQIAVANTYACKGLDRIEEKLPILNQPTYQVVANARGAMTGAKDAVTTTVTGAKDTMASTITGVMDKTKGAVTGSVQKTKSVVNGGINTVLGSRMMQLVSSGVENALTKSELLVDQYLPLTEKELEKEAKKVEGFDTVQKPSYYIRLGSLSTKLRSRAYQQALSRVKEAKQKSQETISQLHSTVNLIEFARQNVQSANQKIQGAQDKFYLSWVEWKRSIGHDDTDESHCAEHIESRTLAIARNLTQQLQTTCHTLLSNIQGLPQNIQDQASHVGVMAGDIYSVFRNAASFKEVSDGLLTSSKGQLQKMKESLDDVMDYLVNNTPLNWLVFDFTAIDLTSETDEIPDIIALEEEDGSDHSHANGPVSSQGQMLNN from the exons ATGGCATCGGTCGCAGTTAATCCACAACCG AGTGTGGTCACTAGGGTAGCTAACCTACCCTTGGTGAGCTCCACATACGACCTTGTCTCCTCGGCTTACATCAGTACAAAGGATCAGTATCCTTGCTTGAGGTCCATGTGCGAGATGGCGGAGAAGGGTGTGAAGACCATCACTTCTGTGGCTGTGACGAGTGCTCTACCCATCATCCAGAAGCTGGAGCCACAAA TTGCGGTTGCTAATACCTATGCTTGTAAGGGGCTCGACAGGATTGAGGAGAAACTGCCTATTCTGAATCAGCCAACATACCAG GTTGTTGCCAATGCCAGAGGTGCTATGACTGGGGCAAAAGATGCTGTGACAACTACTGTGACTGGAGCCAAGGATACCATGGCCAGCACCATCACTGGGGTGATGGACAAGACCAAAGGAGCAGTGACTGGCAGTGTGCAGAAGACCAAGTCTGTGGTCAATGGCGGCATTAACACAGTCTTGGGAAGTCGGATGATGCAGCTGGTTAGCAGTGGAGTAGAGAATGCACTCACCAAATCCGAGTTGCTGGTAGACCAGTACCTCCCTCTCACTGAGAAAGAACTAG aaaaagaagcaaaaaaggttGAAGGGTTTGATACGGTTCAGAAGCCAAGTTATTACATTAGGCTGGGATCCCTGTCTACCAAGCTCCGCTCACGTGCCTACCAGCAGGCTCTCAGCAGGGTTAAAGAAGCCAAGCAAAAAAGCCAAGAGACCATTTCTCAGCTCCATTCCACTGTTAACCTG ATTGAATTTGCCAGGCAGAATGTGCAGAGTGCCAACCAGAAAATTCAAGGTGCTCAGGATAAGTTCTATCTCTCCTGGGTGGAATGGAAGAGAAGCATCGGCCATGATGATACAGATGAATCCCACTGTGCTGAG caCATTGAGTCACGTACTCTTGCTATTGCCCGCAACCTGACTCAGCAGCTCCAGACCACGTGCCACACCCTGCTGTCCAACATCCAGGGGTTACCACAGAACATCCAGGATCAGGCCAGTCACGTGGGGGTGATGGCTGGTGACATCTACTCAGTGTTCCGCAACGCTGCCTCCTTTAAGGAAGTGTCTGACGGCCTCCTCACTTCTAGCAAGGGGCAGCTGCAGAAAATGAAGGAGTCTTTAGATGATGTGATGGATTATCTTGTTAACAACACACCTCTCAACTGGCTG GTATTTGATTTCACTGCTATAGACTTGACATCTGAGACTGATGAAATTCCAGATATTATTGCTTTGGAAGAGGAGGATGGGTCAGATCATTCACATGCTAATGGCCCCGTGTCCTCTCAGGGCCAAATGTTGAATAACTAA
- the PLIN2 gene encoding perilipin-2 isoform X2 yields the protein MASVAVNPQPSVVTRVANLPLVSSTYDLVSSAYISTKDQYPCLRSMCEMAEKGVKTITSVAVTSALPIIQKLEPQIAVANTYACKGLDRIEEKLPILNQPTYQVVANARGAMTGAKDAVTTTVTGAKDTMASTITGVMDKTKGAVTGSVQKTKSVVNGGINTVLGSRMMQLVSSGVENALTKSELLVDQYLPLTEKELEKEAKKVEGFDTVQKPSYYIRLGSLSTKLRSRAYQQALSRVKEAKQKSQETISQLHSTVNLIEFARQNVQSANQKIQGAQDKFYLSWVEWKRSIGHDDTDESHCAEHIESRTLAIARNLTQQLQTTCHTLLSNIQGLPQNIQDQASHVGVMAGDIYSVFRNAASFKEVSDGLLTSSKGQLQKMKESLDDVMDYLVNNTPLNWLVGPFYPQLTESQNAQDQGAEKDTTSQAQQPQHKTH from the exons ATGGCATCGGTCGCAGTTAATCCACAACCG AGTGTGGTCACTAGGGTAGCTAACCTACCCTTGGTGAGCTCCACATACGACCTTGTCTCCTCGGCTTACATCAGTACAAAGGATCAGTATCCTTGCTTGAGGTCCATGTGCGAGATGGCGGAGAAGGGTGTGAAGACCATCACTTCTGTGGCTGTGACGAGTGCTCTACCCATCATCCAGAAGCTGGAGCCACAAA TTGCGGTTGCTAATACCTATGCTTGTAAGGGGCTCGACAGGATTGAGGAGAAACTGCCTATTCTGAATCAGCCAACATACCAG GTTGTTGCCAATGCCAGAGGTGCTATGACTGGGGCAAAAGATGCTGTGACAACTACTGTGACTGGAGCCAAGGATACCATGGCCAGCACCATCACTGGGGTGATGGACAAGACCAAAGGAGCAGTGACTGGCAGTGTGCAGAAGACCAAGTCTGTGGTCAATGGCGGCATTAACACAGTCTTGGGAAGTCGGATGATGCAGCTGGTTAGCAGTGGAGTAGAGAATGCACTCACCAAATCCGAGTTGCTGGTAGACCAGTACCTCCCTCTCACTGAGAAAGAACTAG aaaaagaagcaaaaaaggttGAAGGGTTTGATACGGTTCAGAAGCCAAGTTATTACATTAGGCTGGGATCCCTGTCTACCAAGCTCCGCTCACGTGCCTACCAGCAGGCTCTCAGCAGGGTTAAAGAAGCCAAGCAAAAAAGCCAAGAGACCATTTCTCAGCTCCATTCCACTGTTAACCTG ATTGAATTTGCCAGGCAGAATGTGCAGAGTGCCAACCAGAAAATTCAAGGTGCTCAGGATAAGTTCTATCTCTCCTGGGTGGAATGGAAGAGAAGCATCGGCCATGATGATACAGATGAATCCCACTGTGCTGAG caCATTGAGTCACGTACTCTTGCTATTGCCCGCAACCTGACTCAGCAGCTCCAGACCACGTGCCACACCCTGCTGTCCAACATCCAGGGGTTACCACAGAACATCCAGGATCAGGCCAGTCACGTGGGGGTGATGGCTGGTGACATCTACTCAGTGTTCCGCAACGCTGCCTCCTTTAAGGAAGTGTCTGACGGCCTCCTCACTTCTAGCAAGGGGCAGCTGCAGAAAATGAAGGAGTCTTTAGATGATGTGATGGATTATCTTGTTAACAACACACCTCTCAACTGGCTGGTAGGTCCCTTTTATCCTCAGCTGACCGAGTCTCAGAATGCTCAGGACCAAGGTGCAGAGAAGGACACAACCAGTCAGGCCCAGCAGCCTCAGCACAAAACACATTAA